One genomic region from Antedon mediterranea chromosome 3, ecAntMedi1.1, whole genome shotgun sequence encodes:
- the LOC140043850 gene encoding peroxisomal membrane protein PEX14-like has product MSSDVKSPVPQMDNPLLPSENTSDIPREKLIETAIKFLQNPQVQSSAVSARKAFLVKKGLTDKEIEIAINRSGVNQVAPYNKVTPAVPVSQPIVSYRPQGWRGYTALGVVVGSLAYCIYKFYQNVIAPFLTRKREQVEALKAMQEAVKELGDSVAETVNEVQKMVDSMKVSLNKQDQKLDQLTLDVARNKTMETTVKSIDIGDIKSELVSLKGLVLSRNQFPRTPKPSPIPAWQMASSKPNGDTTSTTETPPANHVEQSVDSEQTSEAVLSETATDGQGKIARSLSGSFEGSLSPSKIVQGTYENGGMPINNHLVNGDNFSENHHDDSNKSDDSVD; this is encoded by the exons atgtCATCAGATGTTAAG TCACCTGTTCCGCAGATGGATAATCCACTGCTGCCAAGTGAAAATACATCTGATATTCCACGGGAAAAGTTG atcGAAACAGCTATTAAATTTTTGCAGAATCCACAAGTACAGTCCAGTGCTGTCTCGGCTCGTAAAGCTTTTCTGGTAAAAAAAGGTTTGACCGATAAGGAGATAGAAATCGCAATTAATAGGTCCGGCGTTAATCAGGTCGCTCCGTATAATAAAGTAACACCTGCTGTCCCAGTCTCACAACCAATTG taTCCTATCGACCCCAAGGATGGCGTGGATATACGGCTCTTGGCGTGGTTGTTGGCAGCCTTGCCTATTGTATATACAAGTTCTATCAG aatgtaATTGCACCATTTTTAACGAGGAAACGTGAACAGGTTGAAGCCCTTAAGGCAATGCAAGAGGCAGTGAAAGAACTCGGGGACAGTGTAGCAGAAACAG TGAATGAGGTTCAGAAAATGGTCGACAGCATGAAAGTAAGTCTGAATAAGCAAGATCAAAAGCTAGACCAGCTAACATTGGATGTTGCCAGGAATAAAACAATGGAAACCACCGTGAAAAGTATTGACATCGGTGATATCAAAAGTGAACTTGTTTCGCTCAAAGGACTTGTGTTAAGCAG AAACCAATTTCCTCGTACACCGAAACCAAGCCCAATCCCAGCATGGCAGATGGCGTCCAGTAAACCGAATGGCGATACAACATCGACAACCGAAACTCCGCCTGCAAACCACGTAGAACAGAGCGTTGATAGTGAACAAACTAGCGAGGCAGTATTATCAGAAACCGCTACTGATGGCCAAGGCAAAATTGCAAGGTCTTTAAGCGGTTCTTTCGAGGGGTCACTCAGTCCAAGTAAAATTGTACAGGGTACATATGAGAACGGTGGAATGCCGATTAATAATCACTTGGTCAACGGAGATAATTTCTCCGAAAATCACCATGACGATTCAAATAAAAGCGATGATTCTGTTGATTAg
- the LOC140043851 gene encoding leucine-rich repeat-containing protein 34-like isoform X2: protein MSDPSGVQNRYVETCKELDLKPNKFIMKVLDMERQEQIIDPQDNMAIKLPGNNHLLTDTRLQDEDALILYKSLVNSTYVTSLDLRYNNISDEGAKHIGNLIKDTCGLKHLNIMCNDIGPDGAAYLCAGIQVNATLISFRLNGNKIGNKGGMGFAEALQVNTALEDLDLGDTDQGTKSMIAMATVLNRNCTLKKLNMNRPLLFSQQEETTVHYALMLKVNSDLCELHLQKCDIKDFGAERLVDALVLNIGLKYLDLSCNRITRDGALAISKLLKRNTPLEVLDLGFNRIEDDGAVYISEALTQLNRTLKTLVITSNNIQGAGLVAIAKSMHSNPSLESVFIWGNKLEEPACVAFSELIESQRLEEENTDVQAYVVDGQTYLSELNHGIRRHYYWTPSYGPDMSIAT from the exons ATGTCAGATCCAAGTGGAGTACAGAACCGTTATGTTGAGACTTGTAAAGAACTtgatttaaaaccaaataaatttATCATGAAAGTCCTGGACATGGAACGGCAAGAACAAATTAT AGATCCACAAGACAATATGGCGATCAAGTTGCCAGGCAACAATCACCTCTTGACAGATACAAGACTTCAGGATGAGGACGCATTGATTCTTTACAAGTCATTAGTGAACAGTACGTATGTGACCTCACTTGACCTCAGATATAATAATATCTCCGATGAGGGTGCTAAACATATTGGAAATCTGATTAAG GATACATGTGGTCTGAAACATTTGAACATTATGTGTAATGACATTGGCCCTGATGGTGCTGCATACCTGTGTGCCGGAATCCAG GTGAATGCAACACTCATCTCATTCCGGTTAAATGGGAACAAGATCGGAAACAAGGGAGGAATGGGTTTTGCTGAGGCCCTTCAGGTGAACACGGCATTGGAAGATCTTGACCTGGGAGACACTGACCAG GGCACAAAAAGTATGATAGCTATGGCAACCGTTCTGAATCGAAACTGCACGTTGAAGAAGCTAAACATGAACCGCCCTCTATTGTTCAGTCAGCAAGAAGAAACAACAGTTCATTACGCTTTGATGCTAAAAGTGAACAGTGATCTATGTGAACTTCATTTACAAAAGTGCGATATTAAAGATTTTGGAGCAGAGCGTCTGGTCGATGCTCTTGTGCTTAACATTGGCTTAAAATATCTGGATCTTAGTTG CAATCGTATCACAAGAGATGGTGCCCTCGCAATTTCAAAACTACTGAAGCGTAATACACCGCTTGAGGTGCTTGACCTTGGGTTCAATAGGATTGAAGATGATGGTGCTGTGTATATCAGCGAAGCCCTCACGCAACTTAACCGAACTTTAAAAac ccTTGTTATAACAAGCAACAACATCCAAGGCGCAGGGCTGGTGGCTATTGCAAAGAGCATGCATTCCAACCCAAGTCTAGAGAGTGTGTTCATCTGGGGGAACAAACTGGAGGAACCTGCCTGCGTC gcatTTAGTGAACTGATTGAGTCACAGAGACTAGAAGAGGAGAATACTGATGTACAAGCTTACGTAGTGGACGGACAGACATACTTATCCGAGTTGAACCATGGAATTCGACGGCACTACTATTGGACGCCGTCTTATGGGCCTGACATGAGCATTGCAACATAG
- the LOC140043851 gene encoding leucine-rich repeat-containing protein 34-like isoform X1: MSDPSGVQNRYVETCKELDLKPNKFIMKVLDMERQEQIIRAKNNEDPQDNMAIKLPGNNHLLTDTRLQDEDALILYKSLVNSTYVTSLDLRYNNISDEGAKHIGNLIKDTCGLKHLNIMCNDIGPDGAAYLCAGIQVNATLISFRLNGNKIGNKGGMGFAEALQVNTALEDLDLGDTDQGTKSMIAMATVLNRNCTLKKLNMNRPLLFSQQEETTVHYALMLKVNSDLCELHLQKCDIKDFGAERLVDALVLNIGLKYLDLSCNRITRDGALAISKLLKRNTPLEVLDLGFNRIEDDGAVYISEALTQLNRTLKTLVITSNNIQGAGLVAIAKSMHSNPSLESVFIWGNKLEEPACVAFSELIESQRLEEENTDVQAYVVDGQTYLSELNHGIRRHYYWTPSYGPDMSIAT, encoded by the exons ATGTCAGATCCAAGTGGAGTACAGAACCGTTATGTTGAGACTTGTAAAGAACTtgatttaaaaccaaataaatttATCATGAAAGTCCTGGACATGGAACGGCAAGAACAAATTAT AAGAGCTAAAAACAATGA AGATCCACAAGACAATATGGCGATCAAGTTGCCAGGCAACAATCACCTCTTGACAGATACAAGACTTCAGGATGAGGACGCATTGATTCTTTACAAGTCATTAGTGAACAGTACGTATGTGACCTCACTTGACCTCAGATATAATAATATCTCCGATGAGGGTGCTAAACATATTGGAAATCTGATTAAG GATACATGTGGTCTGAAACATTTGAACATTATGTGTAATGACATTGGCCCTGATGGTGCTGCATACCTGTGTGCCGGAATCCAG GTGAATGCAACACTCATCTCATTCCGGTTAAATGGGAACAAGATCGGAAACAAGGGAGGAATGGGTTTTGCTGAGGCCCTTCAGGTGAACACGGCATTGGAAGATCTTGACCTGGGAGACACTGACCAG GGCACAAAAAGTATGATAGCTATGGCAACCGTTCTGAATCGAAACTGCACGTTGAAGAAGCTAAACATGAACCGCCCTCTATTGTTCAGTCAGCAAGAAGAAACAACAGTTCATTACGCTTTGATGCTAAAAGTGAACAGTGATCTATGTGAACTTCATTTACAAAAGTGCGATATTAAAGATTTTGGAGCAGAGCGTCTGGTCGATGCTCTTGTGCTTAACATTGGCTTAAAATATCTGGATCTTAGTTG CAATCGTATCACAAGAGATGGTGCCCTCGCAATTTCAAAACTACTGAAGCGTAATACACCGCTTGAGGTGCTTGACCTTGGGTTCAATAGGATTGAAGATGATGGTGCTGTGTATATCAGCGAAGCCCTCACGCAACTTAACCGAACTTTAAAAac ccTTGTTATAACAAGCAACAACATCCAAGGCGCAGGGCTGGTGGCTATTGCAAAGAGCATGCATTCCAACCCAAGTCTAGAGAGTGTGTTCATCTGGGGGAACAAACTGGAGGAACCTGCCTGCGTC gcatTTAGTGAACTGATTGAGTCACAGAGACTAGAAGAGGAGAATACTGATGTACAAGCTTACGTAGTGGACGGACAGACATACTTATCCGAGTTGAACCATGGAATTCGACGGCACTACTATTGGACGCCGTCTTATGGGCCTGACATGAGCATTGCAACATAG
- the LOC140043852 gene encoding uncharacterized protein: MKLQVLAIQSVFCACIVAVCSTKVCSYYGEQRYAAPQSSLSNCSWFSDSACCRRTEVTSVLGGMYKINKASQECKNRLNYMMCYFCSPNQMDWYDENRVIICSDFCEETFKVCNTATYNNEPLLKGFETASEFCKAQSFHMIEGTQNCFNFDPNVFDTGGQSLSSFLFVFVSFLLCVFVIH; the protein is encoded by the exons ATGAAATTACAAGTTTTAGCAATACAATCAGTTTTTTGTGCGTGTATTGTTGCTGTTTGCAGTACTAAAGTCTGTTCATATTATG GTGAACAACGCTATGCAGCTCCACAATCAAGTTTATCGAACTGTTCATGGTTCAGCGACTCGGCGTGTTGTCGTCGTACAGAGGTGACATCGGTCTTAGGTGGTATGTACAAAATCAACAAAGCATCGCAAGAGTGCAAGAACAGATTAAATTACATGATGTGTTACTTCTGCAGTCCAAATCAAATGGATTGGTATGATGA GAATAGAGTGATCATTTGTTCTGATTTCTGCGAGGAAACGTTTAAAGTATGCAATACCGCTACATACAACAATGAACCTCTGCTGAAGGGGTTTGAAACGGCCAGCGAATTCTGTAAAGCCCAGAGCTTCCACATGATAGAAGGCACACAGAACTGTTTCAACTTTGACCCAAATGTGTTTGACACAGGAGgtcaatcattatcatcatttctGTTTGTTTTCGTTTCATTTCTACTTTGTGTTTTTGtaattcattaa